AGCGCGGTCCGGACGACGGCGGCCCGGCCCAGCGCCGCCGAGCGCGCCTGGTGCACCAGGGGCAGTGACGCGGTGCGGGACGGCCGCCAGGGCACGACGAGGGAGTCCCGGGCGACCACCACCCGCCAGCCGAGCGCGGTCTGCCGGACGTCGGACCAGTCCAGGACGGCGATGCCCGAGGCCAGGGCGATCGGGTCGGGCACCGGGCGGCGCGCGAGCCAGGCGCGCAGCGCGGTGGCCACCGACTCGGCCGCCACGGGCACCCGCGCGCGGGTCATCTGCTCGGCGAGCTCGGCGAGCAGGACCCGGGTGCGGCGGCCGGTGTCGTCGAGCACCAGCATCGGGCCGCGACCCGCGCCGTCGAGGACGGCCAGCTCGAGGTCCGGGTCGACCCCCCGGTCGGCCAGCAGCTCCACGGCGGCCCGCACGTCGGACACCCGGACCTCGGCCCGGTTCAGTCGCTGCAGGAGCCCCGCCGGGGTGCCGAAGAGCGCTCCGGTCATGCGCTGCGTCCTCCGGTCAGGGCTTCTCGGGCCACGGTCGCCAGACCGGGCAGGGACAACACGCTCGCCAGCTCGACGGCGGACAACCGGACCGGGACCACGTCGTCGGACCAGCCGGTGGCCCGGCGGACGCGCGCGGTGGGCGCGGGCCAGACGACCTCGCGGGCGGCGGCCACCTGGAGCTCGGTGAGCACCTCGCCCAGGTGGACGGCGACCACCGGGTGCAGCGGCCCGTCGTCGAGCGCGGCCTGCACGGCCCGCTCGACCTCGAGCCGGTCCGGGCTGCTCAGCCAGTGTGGGACGAGCACCGCCTGGACCGGCCCGCCGGCGGGTGGGCCGCTCACTCCCCCACCCCGGGACGACGGGCTCCGGACCCGGTCCGGGAGCCGTCCCCCGCACGGTGGCGAGGGGGCTCCGGCGCGGTCACGACTTGTATATCGGCAGGTGAGAGGCCCGATGGACCCGGATCGCAACCTTTTCCGCCCGCTGTCGTCAGCGCCGGGGCGCCGGGCCGCCGCACGTGCCGGCGACCCGGACGGGGTCAGCCGCCGAGCTCGGTGAGCCGCTCCTTGAGGGCCTTCTCGGCGCGGTCGGCGTGCACGTTCATGTTGCGCACCGACGTGCCCAGGTCGGCCGACAGCTGGGTCTTGGTCTGCCCGCCCCAGGTGGTCAGGTACCAGGTCGCCCAGCCCAGCACGTTCGGCTGCGCGGCCCGCTGGTCCCGGCGGGCGGTCGGGTCGGGCGCGCACGCGGCGGTCAGCGCGTGCGACAGCAGGCTCTGCTCCGCCTCGCCCATGATCTCGTCGGGCACCTCGGCGCTGTCCGGGACCACGAACTCGACCGTGTCGGCACCGCCGTCGAGGGACTGGAGGTTGCGCAGTCCGTTCAGGGTGGCGACGGTCTGGGAGTTGCGGCGCAGCGTCGCCACGCTCTGGCCCATGTAGGCGGCCAGCTCCTTCTCGCTGGGGCGGCGCTGGTGCTCGGCGGTGAAGGCGGCGACCGCCTTCTGCTGCTTGTTCTCGGTGTCGGCGGCCGTGCGGCCGTACGCGTTGCGGCCCAGGTCGTGCACCCACTTGGAGAGCTGGGTGGCCAGGAAGGCGCCGAAGGGCACCGACTTGGTCTCGTCGTACTGGCTCACCGCCTTCAGCACCCACTCGGCGACCTGCTGGTCGACGTCATCGTTGTCGGGCAGGTGCAGCCGGATGGTGCTCATGTTCCGCTGCAGGCGCTTGAGGCTGACCCGGCAGTAGTGCCGGCACAGCCCGTCCAGGAAGGCGGCGGGCAGGTCGCGGGGGGCCCGGCGGCGCACGCCGGTCTCCGGCCGCAGCCCGACGGTGGCGTAGCCCCCGGCGGCGCACCACGCGCGGATCAGGCCGGCGAGCGACTCGGCCGTGCCGGTCTCGCCGTCGACCCGGTACAGGCCGTCACCCTCGTCGTAGGTCACCTCGACCTCGGCCGGCAAAGCGGCCCGGAAGTCGGTCAGCGGCAGCTCCCGGTCGGTGCGGAAGTGCACCCGGTCGCGCGGGGTGATCGGGGCCAGCGCCCAGCCCTCGGCCTCGGTGAGCCCGCCGAAGACCAGCGGCTCACGGGTGCGGGCGGGGTCGGTGGCGAGCTGGGTGGTGAGCATGTCCTGGGACACCGGTCCTCCTGAGGGGAAGTGCAGGTGGGCGGGGTGGGCGTGCCGGGGGCGGTGCAGCAGCGGGGCCGGCCGGGTGGGCCGACCGCCTCCGGCCTCAGACGAGGACGGGCACCCCGCGGCCGACCGGGGCGTGCACGCTGTCGTCGAGGGGACGACGCGGCGACGGGATCCGCGGGGCGGGC
The Modestobacter marinus DNA segment above includes these coding regions:
- a CDS encoding flagellar biosynthesis protein FliA; this translates as MSQDMLTTQLATDPARTREPLVFGGLTEAEGWALAPITPRDRVHFRTDRELPLTDFRAALPAEVEVTYDEGDGLYRVDGETGTAESLAGLIRAWCAAGGYATVGLRPETGVRRRAPRDLPAAFLDGLCRHYCRVSLKRLQRNMSTIRLHLPDNDDVDQQVAEWVLKAVSQYDETKSVPFGAFLATQLSKWVHDLGRNAYGRTAADTENKQQKAVAAFTAEHQRRPSEKELAAYMGQSVATLRRNSQTVATLNGLRNLQSLDGGADTVEFVVPDSAEVPDEIMGEAEQSLLSHALTAACAPDPTARRDQRAAQPNVLGWATWYLTTWGGQTKTQLSADLGTSVRNMNVHADRAEKALKERLTELGG